In the Paenibacillus sp. FSL H7-0357 genome, one interval contains:
- a CDS encoding ABC transporter ATP-binding protein, which translates to MLALDIRNLNKRYPHFQIKDVSFQLEKGYIMGFIGVNGAGKTTTIKSILNMVQADSGEISIFGKNIAEHEIELKQEIGCAFGDIDFYTRSKIKTLTNITKKFYKNWNDETYYNYLKRFKLDENKKIAELSTGMKVKYSLTLALSHGAKLLILDEPTSGLDPVSRDDLLDIFQELIIGGEISILFSTHITSDLERCADYITFIEHGQIVASSEKNEFKESYRLISGSEAQLSEVKEYLISYKINSFGFTGLIHANDFDPSSNLRATTPSLDEIMIYFAKKEDVYV; encoded by the coding sequence ATGCTGGCATTAGATATTAGAAATTTAAATAAAAGATATCCTCACTTTCAGATCAAAGATGTATCTTTTCAATTGGAGAAGGGTTATATTATGGGGTTTATCGGGGTCAATGGCGCGGGAAAAACGACCACGATAAAATCGATCTTGAACATGGTTCAAGCCGATAGTGGCGAGATCAGCATTTTTGGCAAGAACATCGCTGAACATGAAATCGAATTGAAGCAGGAAATTGGATGCGCATTCGGTGATATCGATTTCTATACACGCAGCAAGATAAAAACGCTAACCAATATTACAAAGAAGTTCTATAAGAATTGGAATGATGAAACGTACTACAACTATCTAAAAAGATTCAAATTGGATGAAAATAAAAAAATAGCGGAACTGTCTACAGGAATGAAAGTAAAGTACAGCTTGACCCTTGCTTTATCGCATGGCGCAAAGCTGCTTATCCTTGATGAACCGACCAGCGGACTCGATCCTGTCTCAAGAGACGATCTTCTAGATATCTTTCAGGAGCTTATCATTGGCGGCGAAATCAGTATTCTTTTCTCTACCCATATTACATCCGACTTGGAAAGATGTGCGGATTATATAACCTTCATTGAACACGGGCAAATCGTCGCCAGTTCCGAGAAAAACGAGTTTAAGGAGTCCTATCGCTTAATCAGCGGCAGCGAGGCCCAATTGAGCGAAGTAAAGGAATATTTGATTTCCTACAAAATCAACTCGTTCGGCTTTACCGGGTTGATTCATGCCAATGATTTCGATCCATCCTCCAACCTAAGGGCAACCACGCCCAGCCTCGATGAAATCATGATCTACTTCGCGAAAAAGGAGGATGTATATGTATAA
- a CDS encoding ABC-2 transporter permease, producing the protein MYNLVMKDLKLGVNPWFFVLPVILGGLMLIPGWVYFLVQLYFCFITVPNMFGGFKSQNDLMFSTMMPVTKTDIVKSRIAVVVILELMHLLVAMIFGIFTFLLYPHLTYIFYAPHMGFWGLCFIMLAIFNIIFISMYYKTAYKYGAATTAATTAAILFAGVAQWAGIRSPWMNDIFYGSGTDNKALQLSILIAGLVIFISFTLIAYRIAVKRFLRVEIL; encoded by the coding sequence ATGTATAATTTGGTGATGAAGGATTTGAAATTAGGAGTAAATCCCTGGTTCTTCGTATTACCCGTAATTCTGGGTGGCTTAATGCTTATTCCCGGTTGGGTCTACTTTCTTGTCCAGCTATATTTCTGCTTCATAACTGTACCGAACATGTTTGGCGGATTTAAAAGTCAGAACGATTTGATGTTTAGTACGATGATGCCAGTGACCAAAACAGACATCGTGAAGTCCAGGATAGCCGTTGTTGTCATTCTTGAACTAATGCATCTTCTTGTTGCGATGATCTTCGGTATATTTACGTTTCTCTTATACCCTCATCTGACTTACATTTTCTATGCACCACACATGGGTTTTTGGGGATTATGCTTTATCATGCTTGCGATCTTCAACATCATATTTATATCCATGTACTACAAGACGGCGTATAAGTATGGCGCGGCAACGACCGCAGCCACTACGGCCGCTATACTTTTTGCCGGAGTGGCCCAATGGGCCGGAATCCGAAGTCCTTGGATGAACGACATTTTCTATGGCTCCGGGACGGATAATAAAGCGCTGCAGCTATCTATTCTGATCGCGGGCCTCGTAATTTTTATTTCATTCACCCTGATTGCCTATCGGATTGCGGTAAAGAGATT